The following proteins are encoded in a genomic region of Neovison vison isolate M4711 chromosome 12, ASM_NN_V1, whole genome shotgun sequence:
- the METAP2 gene encoding methionine aminopeptidase 2 isoform X2 — MAGVEEAASSGSHLNGDLDPDDREEGAASTAEEAAKKKRRKKKKSKVAATGQQEPDKESGASVDEVARQLERQALEEKERDDDDEDGDGDGDGAAGKKKKKKKKKRGPKVQTDPPSVPICDLYPNGVFPKGQECEYPPTQDGRTAAWRTTSEEKKALDQASEEIWNDFREAAEAHRQVRKYVMSWIKPGMTMIEICEKLEDCSRKLIKENGLNAGLAFPTGCSLNNCAAHYTPNAGDTTVLQYDDICKIDFGTHISGRIIDCAFTVTFNPKYDTLLKAVKDATNTGIKCAGIDVRLCDVGEAIQEVMESYEVEIDGKTYQVKPIRNLNGHSIGPYRIHAGKTVPIVKGGEATRMEEGEVYAIETFGSTGKGVVHDDMECSHYMKNFDVGHVPIRLPRTKHLLNVINENFGTLAFCRRWLDRLGESKYLMALKNLCDLGIVDPYPPLCDIKGSYTAQFEHTILLRPTCKEVVSRGDDY; from the exons TGGCGACTTGGATCCAGACGACAGAGAAGAAGGAGCGGCCTCTACAGCTGAGGAAGCAGCCAAGAAAAAAAGacggaagaagaagaagagtaaaGTGGCTGCCACAG GGCAACAGGAACCTGATAAAGAATCAGGAGCCTCAGTTGATGAGGTAGCAAGACAATTGGAAAGACAAGcattggaagagaaagaaagagatgatgaCGATGAAG ATGGAGATGGGGATGGAGATGGAGCagctggaaagaagaagaaaaagaagaagaagaagagaggac CAAAAGTTCAAACAGACCCTCCCTCAGTTCCAATATGTGACCTGTATCCTAACGGTGTATTTCCCAAAGGACAAGAATGCGAGTACCCACCCACACAAGATGG GCGAACAGCTGCTTGGAGAACCACgagtgaagaaaagaaagcattagaTCAAGCTAGTGAAGAGATATGGAATGATTTTCGAGAAGCTGCAGAAGCACATCGACAAGTTAGAAAATATGTTATGAGCTGGATCAAGCCGGGGATGACAATGATAGAAATCTg tgaaAAGTTGGAAGATTGTTCACGAAAGCTAATTAAAGAGAATGGATTAAATGCAGGCCTGGCATTTCCTACCGGATGCTCTCTGAATAACTGTGCTGCCCATTATACTCCAAATGCTGGTGACACAACAGTATTACAGTATGATGACATCTGTAAGATAGACTTTGGAACACACATAAGTG GTAGGATTATTGACTGTGCTTTTACTGTTACTTTTAATCCCAAATATGATACATTATTAAAAGCTGTAAAAGATGCCACTAACACTGGAATAAAG tgtgCTGGAATTGATGTCCGTCTGTGTGATGTTGGTGAGGCCATCCAAGAAGTTATGGAATCCTATGAGGTTGAAATAGATGGGAAGACATATCAAG TGAAACCAATCCGTAACCTAAACGGACATTCAATTGGACCATATAGAATACACGCTGGGAAAACAGTGCCCATTGTGAAAGGAGGAGAGGCAACAAGAATGGAG GAAGGAGAAGTGTATGCCATTGAAACCTTTGGAAGCACAGGAAAAGGCGTTGTTCATGATGATATGGAATGTTCACACTACATGAAAAACTTTGATGTTGGACATGTACCAATCAG GCTTCCAAGAACAAAACACTTATTGAATGTCATCAATGAAAACTTTGGCACCCTTGCCTTCTGCCGCAGATGGCTGGATCGCTTGGGAGAAAGTAAATACTTGATGGCTTTGAAGAATCTGTGTGACTTGGGCATTGTAGATCCATATCCACCATTATGTGACATTAAAGGATCATACACAGCACAGTTTGAACATACCATACTGTTGCGTCCAACATGTAAAGAAGTTGTCAGCAGAGGAGATGACTATTAA
- the METAP2 gene encoding methionine aminopeptidase 2 isoform X1 encodes MAGVEEAASSGSHLNGDLDPDDREEGAASTAEEAAKKKRRKKKKSKVAATAGQQEPDKESGASVDEVARQLERQALEEKERDDDDEDGDGDGDGAAGKKKKKKKKKRGPKVQTDPPSVPICDLYPNGVFPKGQECEYPPTQDGRTAAWRTTSEEKKALDQASEEIWNDFREAAEAHRQVRKYVMSWIKPGMTMIEICEKLEDCSRKLIKENGLNAGLAFPTGCSLNNCAAHYTPNAGDTTVLQYDDICKIDFGTHISGRIIDCAFTVTFNPKYDTLLKAVKDATNTGIKCAGIDVRLCDVGEAIQEVMESYEVEIDGKTYQVKPIRNLNGHSIGPYRIHAGKTVPIVKGGEATRMEEGEVYAIETFGSTGKGVVHDDMECSHYMKNFDVGHVPIRLPRTKHLLNVINENFGTLAFCRRWLDRLGESKYLMALKNLCDLGIVDPYPPLCDIKGSYTAQFEHTILLRPTCKEVVSRGDDY; translated from the exons TGGCGACTTGGATCCAGACGACAGAGAAGAAGGAGCGGCCTCTACAGCTGAGGAAGCAGCCAAGAAAAAAAGacggaagaagaagaagagtaaaGTGGCTGCCACAG CAGGGCAACAGGAACCTGATAAAGAATCAGGAGCCTCAGTTGATGAGGTAGCAAGACAATTGGAAAGACAAGcattggaagagaaagaaagagatgatgaCGATGAAG ATGGAGATGGGGATGGAGATGGAGCagctggaaagaagaagaaaaagaagaagaagaagagaggac CAAAAGTTCAAACAGACCCTCCCTCAGTTCCAATATGTGACCTGTATCCTAACGGTGTATTTCCCAAAGGACAAGAATGCGAGTACCCACCCACACAAGATGG GCGAACAGCTGCTTGGAGAACCACgagtgaagaaaagaaagcattagaTCAAGCTAGTGAAGAGATATGGAATGATTTTCGAGAAGCTGCAGAAGCACATCGACAAGTTAGAAAATATGTTATGAGCTGGATCAAGCCGGGGATGACAATGATAGAAATCTg tgaaAAGTTGGAAGATTGTTCACGAAAGCTAATTAAAGAGAATGGATTAAATGCAGGCCTGGCATTTCCTACCGGATGCTCTCTGAATAACTGTGCTGCCCATTATACTCCAAATGCTGGTGACACAACAGTATTACAGTATGATGACATCTGTAAGATAGACTTTGGAACACACATAAGTG GTAGGATTATTGACTGTGCTTTTACTGTTACTTTTAATCCCAAATATGATACATTATTAAAAGCTGTAAAAGATGCCACTAACACTGGAATAAAG tgtgCTGGAATTGATGTCCGTCTGTGTGATGTTGGTGAGGCCATCCAAGAAGTTATGGAATCCTATGAGGTTGAAATAGATGGGAAGACATATCAAG TGAAACCAATCCGTAACCTAAACGGACATTCAATTGGACCATATAGAATACACGCTGGGAAAACAGTGCCCATTGTGAAAGGAGGAGAGGCAACAAGAATGGAG GAAGGAGAAGTGTATGCCATTGAAACCTTTGGAAGCACAGGAAAAGGCGTTGTTCATGATGATATGGAATGTTCACACTACATGAAAAACTTTGATGTTGGACATGTACCAATCAG GCTTCCAAGAACAAAACACTTATTGAATGTCATCAATGAAAACTTTGGCACCCTTGCCTTCTGCCGCAGATGGCTGGATCGCTTGGGAGAAAGTAAATACTTGATGGCTTTGAAGAATCTGTGTGACTTGGGCATTGTAGATCCATATCCACCATTATGTGACATTAAAGGATCATACACAGCACAGTTTGAACATACCATACTGTTGCGTCCAACATGTAAAGAAGTTGTCAGCAGAGGAGATGACTATTAA